The following are from one region of the Nicotiana tabacum cultivar K326 chromosome 3, ASM71507v2, whole genome shotgun sequence genome:
- the LOC107811148 gene encoding receptor-like protein kinase ANXUR1 translates to MLTKIVRILLLFVCISSISRSLHAAKGDDQNTLFLACGSENGGTDEDERKWEPDAKYLISGDKSIISRPESQGPSSPSVVPYINARIFQSESSYNLPVKNQTTYILLRLHFNPSPYPNFNISNSYITVSAGKFTLLSNFSAFITAQAFSQSYIIKEYILTPVNSPTLEIKIKPFGNSPFAFINGIEMITSPDLFFGPDPTLVGFDVEFATAQQTISVKDNIMELLYRVNVGGQYIPPKNDSGGLMRSWYEDTPYVDGAALGVTMSSNMTIRYDDLPTYIAPLAVYESCRAMGYDSNLNLQYNLTWVFNVDPGFSYLVRFHWCDFTIDATRVNSLVFNVYINGQIAERDMDLIAFKNGKKAIPLEKDYVTHIIDDKSGKDKLWIAVHPSGTGTEFANALVNGIEIFKMNAGNTSLAGRNPAISDLMKKQQEVEQSKKEAPRPFADEEKSHSTSAIITGAAGGVAAFGVAAVLLIVAYKRKKRAAQGAEGTMSWLPIYGNSHSSSSKSASGRSCGSTTISSDAASNCRYFSLAEIKQATKNFDESYVIGVGGFGKVYKGVIDGDTKVAIKRSNPSSQQGVNEFQTEIEMLSKLRHRHLVSLIGFCEENNEMVLVYDHMAHGTLREHLYKGNKTILSWKQRLEICIGAARGLHYLHTGAKYTIIHRDVKSTNILLNDKWVAKVSDFGLSKTGPNMNQGHVTTVVKGSFGYLDPEYFRRQQLTEKSDVYSFGVVLFEVLCARPALNPNLSKEQVSLADWALACQRKGNLEDIIDPQLKGKINPECLKKFAQTAEKCLADNGIDRPSMGDVLWNLEYALQLEENPDGVASNCDATKNVDQEKAQVVDQHSLIAMHRNTLSLESDTGDNNTDDVFSQIVNQTGR, encoded by the coding sequence ATGTTAACAAAGATCGTCCGCATTTTGCTACTATTCGTATGTATTTCTTCTATTTCTCGCTCGCTACATGCTGCAAAAGGTGATGATCAAAATACATTGTTCTTAGCATGTggttcggaaaatggtggaacaGATGAAGATGAGAGAAAATGGGAACCCGACGCGAAATATCTAATTTCAGGTGATAAATCAATCATTTCACGACCTGAATCTCAAGGCCCTTCTTCTCCATCTGTTGTACCATATATAAATGCAAGAATTTTTCAATCTGAATCTTCATATAACCTTCCTGTTAAAAACCAAACAACTTATATTTTACTCAGGCTTCATTTCAATCCATCCCCTTATCCTAATTTCAATATTTCCAATTCATATATCACAGTTTCAGCTGGTAAATTTACATTGTTAAGCAATTTCAGTGCCTTTATAACAGCTCAAGCCTTTTCACAAAGTTACATTATTAAAGAATACATTTTAACTCCTGTCAATTCTCCAACCCTGGAAATCAAAATTAAGCCTTTTGGTAATTCACCATTTGCATTTATTAATGGAATTGAAATGATCACGTCGCCTGATTTGTTTTTCGGCCCTGATCCTACGTTGGTTgggttcgacgttgaatttgcTACTGCTCAGCAAACTATATCTGTAAAGGATAATATTATGGAGTTGTTGTATAGGGTCAATGTTGGTGGACAATATATTCCTCCGAAAAATGATTCAGGCGGGTTAATGAGAAGTTGGTACGAAGATACTCCTTACGTAGATGGCGCTGCATTAGGCGTTACTATGAGCAGCAACATGACAATTCGTTACGATGACTTGCCAACGTACATTGCACCACTTGCTGTGTACGAGAGTTGTAGAGCAATGGGTTATGATTCGAATCTCAACTTACAATATAACCTTACTTGGGTTTTCAATGTTGATCCAGGGTTTTCATATCTCGTGAGATTTCACTGGTGTGATTTCACTATTGATGCCACGAGGGTCAATTCCTTGGTCTTTAATGTATATATCAATGGACAAATTGCAGAACGCGATATGGATTTAATTGCattcaaaaatggaaaaaaagcAATTCCATTAGAAAAAGATTATGTGACTCATATTATTGATGATAAATCAGGGAAGGATAAACTTTGGATTGCAGTACATCCATCTGGTACTGGAACTGAATTTGCTAATGCTCTTGTAAATGGGATCGAGATCTTTAAAATGAACGCTGGAAATACGAGCTTAGCAGGTCGGAATCCTGCAATTTCAGACTTAATGAAGAAGCAACAAGAAGTAGAACAAAGTAAAAAAGAAGCTCCGCGGCCATTTGCTGATGAGGAGAAATCACATAGTACTTCTGCTATAATAACCGGTGCTGCTGGTGGAGTTGCTGCATTTGGTGTAGCTGCTGTTTTACTTATTGTTGCTTATAAGAGGAAAAAGAGAGCAGCCCAGGGAGCTGAAGGTACAATGAGTTGGCTACCGATTTATGGTAACTCTCATTCTTCCAGTAGCAAATCAGCGTCAGGAAGAAGTTGTGGTAGCACGACGATATCATCAGATGCTGCTTCTAATTGTCGATATTTTTCATTAGCTGAGATCAAACAGGCTACTAAGAATTTCGACGAATCTTATGTTATTGGTGTTGGTGGATTTGGTAAGGTGTATAAAGGAGTTATCGATGGTGACACGAAAGTTGCAATCAAAAGATCAAATCCGTCTTCACAACAAGGGGTGAACGAATTCCAGACTGAAATCGAGATGCTGTCAAAGCTAAGGCATCGACATTTAGTGTCATTGATCGGATTCTGTGAAGAGAATAATGAAATGGTCCTTGTTTATGATCACATGGCACACGGAACACTAAGGGAACATCTTTATAAAGGTAATAAAACTATACTATCTTGGAAACAAAGGTTGGAAATCTGTATTGGAGCAGCTAGAGGACTTCATTACCTTCACACTGGAGCTAAATACACTATTATACATAGAGATGTGAAAAGTACTAACATTTTATTAAATGATAAATGGGTTGCTAAGGTTTCGGATTTTGGACTTTCGAAAACAGGTCCAAATATGAACCAAGGACATGTTACAACAGTTGTAAAAGGTAGCTTTGGTTATTTGGATCCTGAATATTTTAGAAGACAACAGCTGACTGAAAAATCAGATGTTTACTCATTTGGTGTTGTCTTGTTTGAAGTATTATGTGCAAGGCCAGCACTAAATCCGAACCTTTCGAAAGAACAAGTTAGTCTTGCAGATTGGGCATTAGCTTGTCAAAGAAAAGGGAATTTAGAAGATATTATTGATCCACAATTAAAAGGGAAGATAAATCCAGAATGCTTGAAAAAATTTGCTCAAACAGCAGAGAAATGCTTAGCTGATAATGGTATTGATCGTCCATCTATGGGCGACGTGCTTTGGAATCTTGAATATGCACTTCAGTTAGAGGAAAATCCAGATGGGGTTGCATCAAATTGTGATGCAACTAAAAATGTGGATCAAGAAAAGGCTCAAGTTGTAGATCAACACAGTTTGATAGCTATGCATAGAAATACTTTGAGCCTTGAAAGTGATACTGGTGATAATAACACAGATGATGTCTTTTCTCAAATTGTGAATCAAACAGGAAGGTAA